Proteins encoded by one window of Rhodospirillales bacterium:
- a CDS encoding DUF393 domain-containing protein: protein MSNAQQKPVTVFYDGACPLCAREIAFYRRQDGADAVRWVDVASTDPSSVVCGLDRETALARFHVLDSDGNLVSGGAAFTRLWLELPIFRSFARVLRVQPFAWVTERGYRLFLRFRPRLQSALRARDACDG, encoded by the coding sequence ATGTCGAACGCTCAACAGAAACCTGTCACCGTGTTCTACGACGGCGCGTGCCCTTTGTGTGCGCGCGAGATCGCCTTCTATCGTCGTCAGGATGGTGCCGACGCGGTCCGCTGGGTCGATGTCGCCAGCACCGACCCGTCATCCGTCGTGTGCGGGCTCGATCGCGAGACCGCCCTGGCTCGATTCCACGTTCTCGACAGTGACGGAAACCTGGTCTCGGGCGGGGCGGCTTTCACCCGGTTGTGGCTTGAGCTGCCGATCTTTCGTTCATTCGCCCGCGTGCTCCGTGTGCAGCCGTTCGCCTGGGTCACGGAGAGAGGCTATCGCCTCTTCCTGCGCTTCCGGCCGCGATTGCAGTCAGCCCTGAGGGCGCGAGACGCTTGCGACGGTTGA
- a CDS encoding FAD-dependent oxidoreductase, producing MEQARIVVIGGGMSGVCCLYQLARMGETDTLLVEREELTAGSSWHAAGHVTAFSGSWGNMRAQAYARGFYEELARTVDDPFSFHIDGCLYPAHSAERMDHLNYVAGIARAQGLDMTIVSPAEMEALHPFLEAGDSVGGLFDAAEGVIDPAQVVHAVAAGARRLGARVMRHNPVEAIERDGDDWVVRGATGSVRCEIVINAAGFRGAEVGAMMGQDLPIANLAHQYVVTDAVPEVAALDGRFPIVRDPDGEFYARRERDGLLLGSYGHDANIVWRDGVPADFGQELFPDDLAQLEAIYEDAVTMMPLIAEAGIQRCVNGPIPYAPDAQPLAGPAPGLRNAYHACAVQIGFCQGPAVGKAIAELITGGETEWDNWAWDPRRFGAWATADFAAARVAELYENQYAPPWPHRVWQSARPVSRSPLHDTMAERGAVFAQMGGWERALWFRTGDVPDDGHPSFRHEGWMPAVAQECLAVRDRVGVMDHSGFTRYHVSGEGAAAWLDGLICGRLPAVGRVGLRYLLTPGGMIETEATVTRWSENDFVLLGPTLAATRDFDIFQRLLPTTGSVSLADESGSRATLMVMGPRSRALLSCLTSDDLSREAAPWMSARHITLAGVAVEALRVSFVGELGWELHVAPGDAAVLLNALRAEGAAFGLGDFGSYALNAMRIEKGYHGWQAEFGVEYTPFDAGIDRFIAFDKPAFRGRDAVLAARDKPADWSFVMLDVAPGDSDPHANSPILADGKPVGFVTSGSHGYRTGKCIALGFVEAAAGKRDRFDVLVLGDERSATRLERSVYDPDNRRPKA from the coding sequence ATGGAGCAGGCCCGGATTGTGGTCATCGGCGGCGGCATGAGCGGTGTCTGCTGCCTCTACCAGCTCGCTCGCATGGGCGAAACCGATACATTGCTGGTCGAGCGCGAGGAGTTGACGGCCGGTTCGTCCTGGCACGCTGCAGGCCACGTCACCGCGTTCTCGGGAAGCTGGGGCAACATGCGGGCCCAAGCCTATGCCAGGGGATTCTATGAGGAGCTCGCCCGCACGGTCGACGACCCTTTCAGCTTCCACATCGACGGCTGTCTTTATCCCGCCCATTCGGCCGAACGGATGGACCACCTCAACTACGTCGCGGGGATTGCCCGCGCCCAGGGCCTCGACATGACGATCGTGAGCCCGGCCGAGATGGAGGCGCTGCATCCGTTCCTCGAAGCCGGTGACAGTGTCGGCGGTCTGTTCGACGCCGCCGAAGGCGTGATCGATCCGGCCCAGGTCGTCCACGCCGTGGCTGCCGGAGCCCGCCGCCTGGGCGCGCGTGTCATGCGCCACAATCCGGTGGAGGCCATCGAGCGCGACGGTGACGACTGGGTCGTGCGGGGGGCGACGGGTTCGGTGCGGTGCGAGATCGTGATCAACGCGGCCGGTTTCCGTGGTGCCGAGGTCGGTGCGATGATGGGCCAGGACCTGCCCATCGCGAATCTCGCCCATCAGTACGTGGTGACCGACGCCGTGCCTGAGGTCGCGGCGCTGGACGGCCGTTTCCCGATCGTGCGTGACCCCGACGGCGAGTTCTACGCGCGGCGCGAGCGCGACGGGCTTCTGCTCGGCTCCTACGGCCACGATGCCAACATCGTCTGGCGCGACGGTGTGCCGGCGGATTTCGGTCAGGAGCTCTTCCCCGACGATCTGGCGCAGCTTGAGGCGATCTACGAGGATGCCGTCACGATGATGCCGCTGATCGCCGAGGCCGGCATTCAGCGCTGCGTCAACGGTCCGATTCCCTATGCGCCGGACGCGCAGCCCCTGGCCGGACCGGCGCCGGGCTTGCGCAACGCCTACCATGCCTGCGCGGTGCAGATCGGTTTCTGTCAGGGACCGGCGGTGGGCAAGGCCATTGCCGAACTGATCACCGGGGGCGAGACCGAATGGGACAACTGGGCCTGGGATCCCCGCCGCTTCGGTGCCTGGGCCACCGCCGATTTTGCGGCAGCCCGCGTCGCCGAACTCTACGAGAACCAGTACGCCCCGCCCTGGCCGCACCGGGTCTGGCAGTCGGCGCGGCCGGTCTCACGCAGCCCGCTCCATGACACCATGGCCGAACGCGGCGCGGTGTTCGCACAGATGGGCGGCTGGGAGCGCGCCCTGTGGTTCCGGACCGGGGACGTGCCTGACGACGGCCATCCGAGCTTCCGTCATGAAGGCTGGATGCCGGCCGTGGCACAGGAGTGCCTCGCCGTGCGCGACCGGGTCGGCGTCATGGATCACAGCGGGTTCACCCGCTACCATGTGTCGGGCGAGGGTGCGGCTGCCTGGCTCGACGGCCTGATCTGCGGTCGCCTGCCAGCCGTGGGACGGGTCGGCCTGCGCTATCTCCTGACCCCCGGCGGCATGATCGAGACAGAAGCCACGGTCACGCGATGGAGCGAGAACGACTTTGTCCTGCTCGGTCCGACGCTGGCGGCAACACGGGATTTCGACATCTTCCAGCGTCTCCTGCCGACGACCGGCAGTGTCTCGCTGGCCGATGAGTCGGGCTCCCGGGCGACGCTGATGGTGATGGGTCCCCGGTCGCGTGCTCTTCTGTCATGTCTGACATCCGACGATCTCTCGCGCGAGGCGGCACCATGGATGTCCGCGCGTCATATCACGCTTGCGGGTGTGGCGGTCGAGGCACTGCGGGTCAGCTTTGTCGGGGAACTCGGCTGGGAGCTTCATGTCGCTCCCGGCGACGCTGCCGTTTTGCTGAATGCGCTCCGGGCGGAAGGCGCGGCGTTCGGTCTCGGCGACTTCGGTTCCTACGCGCTCAACGCGATGCGGATCGAGAAGGGCTATCACGGCTGGCAGGCGGAGTTCGGCGTCGAGTATACACCCTTCGATGCCGGGATCGATCGCTTCATCGCTTTCGACAAACCCGCCTTCCGGGGTCGTGATGCGGTGCTGGCAGCACGCGACAAGCCGGCGGACTGGTCGTTCGTGATGCTCGATGTCGCACCCGGCGACAGCGATCCCCACGCCAACAGTCCGATTCTGGCCGACGGCAAGCCGGTCGGTTTTGTCACCTCGGGTTCGCACGGCTACCGCACGGGCAAGTGCATCGCGCTTGGGTTCGTCGAGGCCGCCGCGGGCAAGCGTGACCGCTTCGACGTGCTCGTTCTCGGCGACGAACGCTCTGCCACGCGGCTCGAACGGTCAGTCTATGACCCCGACAACAGGCGCCCCAAGGCCTGA
- a CDS encoding ankyrin repeat domain-containing protein has translation MACTGTWGTGTRDVGGRIRHGIAGAILATLMLTGQAGARTEDGSIPLHMAAIGGTAESVEAPVAAGADIEARDRHGWTPLHMAAGGGTAEIVEVLIAAGADIEARDRHGWTPLHVAAFLGTAETVQALIAAGAEIGARTEDGLLAAHLAEDNAAVRNHDVFRTLNEARFD, from the coding sequence ATGGCTTGTACCGGAACATGGGGCACCGGAACACGGGATGTGGGTGGCAGGATCCGCCACGGGATCGCGGGCGCAATCCTGGCAACGCTGATGCTGACCGGTCAGGCCGGGGCGCGGACCGAAGACGGATCGATACCGCTGCACATGGCGGCGATTGGCGGCACAGCGGAGAGCGTGGAGGCCCCGGTCGCTGCCGGAGCTGACATTGAGGCGCGGGACAGGCACGGATGGACACCGCTGCACATGGCGGCGGGTGGCGGCACAGCGGAGATCGTGGAGGTCCTGATCGCCGCAGGGGCTGACATCGAGGCGCGGGACAGGCACGGATGGACACCGCTGCACGTGGCGGCATTTCTGGGTACAGCGGAGACCGTGCAGGCTCTGATCGCCGCAGGGGCTGAGATCGGAGCGCGGACCGAAGACGGCTTGCTCGCCGCCCATCTTGCCGAAGACAACGCAGCGGTGCGCAATCATGACGTGTTCCGGACGCTGAACGAAGCGCGGTTCGACTGA
- a CDS encoding trimethylamine methyltransferase family protein — protein MAATRRVRQTRRERAAATTGAVILPVPLGGCYCPLDGAGVSAVVDTAFGILEQIGLAAPGGILDSLLAAGAADMRDGRVFFPRSAVEDVLSRAPSTVALPGFLDSTGLQIGGGAVHAGTGGAAVQVLDARDGGYRDSTLDDLSRMMRVLDRCENVSYGLRPLIARDLDNPFELDINTAFACMAGTAKPIGISFDSADHVAPVASMFDKALGGEGRFRRQPFCMAVVVHVVPPLRFAPEGCAVLAEAIGAGMIPQICSAGQAGATSPASLAGSLAQGLAECLAGMMLVEAIRPGHPCIYAFMPFISDLRTGAMSGGSGEAAVASAAAAQLLLHLGLPSTVSAGITDAKIADAQAGYEKGYTVALSAHAGADMINLSVGMLGSIMVASPEALVIDDEMCGAILRSVRGVDLEAGGLDLDAIARVVGGEGHYLGEPETLQLMKTEYVYPRLADRNSVDDWQAAGGTSIWERARARVDEILSSPPSSHLSAAAQTEIRMRFPIRLDP, from the coding sequence ATGGCAGCGACACGACGGGTCCGTCAGACACGACGCGAACGGGCGGCGGCCACGACCGGGGCTGTCATTCTTCCGGTACCGCTGGGCGGTTGCTATTGCCCGCTGGATGGCGCGGGCGTTTCGGCGGTCGTTGACACCGCCTTCGGTATCCTGGAACAGATCGGGCTTGCCGCACCCGGTGGAATCCTTGACAGCCTCCTTGCGGCCGGCGCGGCCGACATGCGGGACGGCCGTGTCTTCTTCCCGCGCTCCGCCGTCGAGGACGTTCTCTCTCGCGCACCGTCTACAGTCGCCCTCCCGGGCTTTCTCGATTCGACAGGTCTTCAGATCGGCGGCGGTGCCGTTCACGCTGGAACGGGCGGCGCGGCCGTTCAGGTTCTCGATGCGCGGGATGGCGGCTATCGCGACAGCACGCTCGACGATCTCTCGCGCATGATGCGTGTGCTCGATCGTTGCGAGAACGTCAGCTACGGTCTGCGCCCGCTGATCGCACGCGACCTCGACAATCCGTTCGAGCTCGACATCAACACGGCCTTCGCCTGCATGGCGGGAACTGCCAAGCCGATCGGGATCAGCTTCGACAGCGCCGACCACGTTGCACCCGTGGCGTCCATGTTCGACAAGGCGCTCGGCGGCGAGGGGCGATTCCGTCGCCAACCCTTCTGCATGGCGGTCGTGGTTCATGTCGTGCCGCCGCTGCGCTTTGCGCCCGAGGGCTGCGCCGTGCTTGCCGAGGCGATCGGGGCCGGCATGATCCCGCAGATCTGTTCGGCCGGGCAGGCCGGTGCGACAAGCCCGGCCTCACTCGCCGGTTCACTGGCGCAGGGCCTCGCCGAGTGCCTGGCGGGCATGATGCTGGTTGAGGCGATCCGGCCCGGCCATCCCTGCATTTATGCCTTCATGCCCTTCATCTCCGATCTCCGGACCGGTGCCATGTCGGGTGGCAGCGGTGAGGCTGCTGTCGCAAGCGCGGCGGCGGCGCAGCTCCTGCTCCATCTCGGTCTGCCGTCGACCGTCTCGGCAGGGATCACAGACGCCAAGATCGCCGATGCGCAGGCAGGCTATGAGAAGGGTTACACCGTGGCGCTCTCCGCCCACGCCGGTGCGGACATGATCAACCTTTCGGTCGGTATGCTGGGTTCGATCATGGTGGCGAGCCCCGAGGCTCTCGTGATCGACGACGAGATGTGCGGTGCCATTCTGCGTTCGGTCCGTGGCGTCGACCTTGAGGCAGGCGGCCTTGATCTCGACGCGATCGCACGGGTCGTCGGTGGCGAGGGTCACTATCTCGGTGAGCCCGAGACGCTGCAGCTCATGAAGACCGAATACGTCTATCCCCGTCTCGCTGACCGCAACAGCGTCGACGATTGGCAGGCGGCGGGGGGCACCAGCATCTGGGAGCGGGCCAGGGCCCGGGTCGACGAGATTCTCTCAAGTCCGCCGTCCTCGCATCTTTCGGCCGCCGCGCAGACCGAGATTCGTATGCGCTTCCCCATTCGTCTCGATCCCTGA
- a CDS encoding SRPBCC family protein translates to MHVFRSLVLDAPIARVWEAVRAFDGVATWNPGVTASRMESGTSTSVGSIRHLDGADGSIWRETLLAHSDREHAYTYDIVEGPLPCNDYVSTNRFVEITEGAKTLGIWECTLTCDPADAAELEHIVGELIYVGGMTGLNDHLKGCS, encoded by the coding sequence ATGCATGTCTTTCGCAGCCTAGTGCTCGACGCACCGATTGCGCGCGTCTGGGAGGCCGTCCGCGCCTTCGACGGTGTCGCCACCTGGAACCCGGGCGTCACGGCATCGCGCATGGAGTCCGGCACGTCGACGTCGGTCGGCTCCATCCGGCATCTCGACGGGGCGGACGGCTCGATCTGGCGCGAGACCCTGCTGGCGCATTCCGACCGCGAGCACGCCTATACATACGACATCGTCGAGGGCCCGCTGCCCTGCAACGACTACGTCTCGACCAACCGGTTTGTCGAAATCACCGAGGGCGCGAAGACGCTGGGCATCTGGGAATGCACGCTGACCTGCGATCCCGCAGACGCGGCCGAGCTCGAGCATATCGTCGGCGAACTCATCTATGTCGGGGGCATGACCGGCCTCAACGACCACCTGAAAGGTTGCTCATGA